In Humulus lupulus chromosome 6, drHumLupu1.1, whole genome shotgun sequence, a single genomic region encodes these proteins:
- the LOC133782283 gene encoding uncharacterized protein LOC133782283, producing the protein MDSIMGSSFSGSDMVIKVAIFFMVQALVYLILSKSSTIFSNSDLKRTHSFRPARSLSIRRFMAALADMPAGGELSPSVPKGSTVAATTPKSCSARRQNYAS; encoded by the coding sequence ATGGATTCGATTATGGGAAGTAGCTTTTCAGGATCGGATATGGTGATAAAGGTAGCGATATTCTTTATGGTTCAAGCTTTGGTGTATTTGATCCTTTCGAAATCGTCGACCATATTCTCGaacagtgatctgaagaggaccCACAGCTTCCGACCAGCTCGCTCTCTCTCAATCCGCCGGTTCATGGCTGCTCTGGCCGATATGCCCGCCGGCGGTGAGCTCTCTCCTTCGGTACCGAAAGGATCCACGGTAGCGGCAACCACACCTAAATCTTGTTCTGCTCGTCGTCAAAATTATGCTTCTTAG